A genomic segment from Nocardia cyriacigeorgica GUH-2 encodes:
- a CDS encoding aspartate kinase: MALVVQKYGGSSVASAERIRRVAERIVETKKQGHEVVVVCSAMGDTTDELLDLAQQVSPEPPAREMDMLLTSGERISNALVAMAIHALGEEARSFTGSQAGVITTGAHGKAKIIDVTPSRLREALDDGLIVLVAGFQGVSQDSKDVTTLGRGGSDTTAVALAAALKADVCEIYTDVDGIFTADPRIVSDAQKLEQVSYEEMLEMAACGSKVLMLRCVEYARRYNVPVHVRSSYTDKVGTTVYGSMEDIPMEQAILTGVAHDRSEAKVTVVGLPDEPGYAAKVFRAVADAEINIDMVLQNVSEVETGKTDITFTLPKTELVRAVQILTERKAEIGFSEVRSDENIGKVSLVGAGMKSHPGVTATFCESLAEAGVNIDLISTSEIRISVLVAESQLDEAVKVLHRAFDLGGDEVAVVHAGTGR; the protein is encoded by the coding sequence GTGGCTCTTGTTGTTCAGAAGTACGGAGGATCGTCGGTCGCCTCGGCCGAACGGATCCGGCGCGTCGCTGAACGGATCGTCGAAACGAAGAAGCAGGGCCACGAGGTGGTCGTGGTCTGCTCGGCTATGGGCGATACCACCGACGAGCTGCTCGATCTCGCCCAGCAGGTCTCCCCGGAACCCCCGGCGCGTGAGATGGACATGCTGCTCACCTCGGGTGAGCGCATCTCCAACGCGCTGGTCGCGATGGCCATCCACGCCTTGGGCGAGGAGGCGCGCTCGTTCACCGGCTCGCAGGCCGGCGTGATCACCACCGGCGCGCACGGCAAGGCCAAGATCATCGACGTCACCCCGAGCCGGCTCCGGGAGGCGCTCGACGACGGCCTGATCGTGCTGGTCGCGGGCTTCCAGGGCGTCAGCCAGGACAGCAAGGACGTCACCACCCTCGGTCGCGGCGGCTCCGACACCACCGCCGTCGCCCTCGCCGCGGCGCTGAAGGCCGATGTCTGCGAGATCTACACCGACGTCGACGGCATCTTCACCGCCGACCCGCGCATCGTGTCCGACGCGCAGAAGCTCGAGCAGGTCTCCTATGAGGAAATGCTCGAAATGGCCGCGTGCGGCTCGAAAGTCTTGATGCTGCGTTGTGTGGAGTACGCGCGGCGCTACAACGTGCCCGTGCATGTGCGCTCGTCGTACACCGACAAGGTGGGCACCACCGTTTACGGATCGATGGAGGACATCCCGATGGAGCAGGCAATCCTGACCGGCGTTGCGCACGATCGCAGCGAGGCCAAGGTGACTGTCGTCGGCCTGCCGGACGAACCGGGCTACGCCGCCAAGGTGTTCCGGGCGGTCGCCGACGCGGAAATCAACATCGACATGGTGTTGCAGAACGTCTCCGAGGTGGAGACCGGCAAGACCGACATCACCTTCACCCTGCCCAAGACCGAACTGGTCCGCGCGGTGCAGATCCTCACCGAGCGCAAGGCCGAGATCGGCTTCTCCGAGGTCCGCTCCGATGAGAACATCGGCAAGGTCTCGCTGGTCGGCGCGGGTATGAAGTCGCATCCGGGCGTCACCGCGACGTTCTGCGAGTCGCTGGCCGAGGCGGGCGTCAACATCGACCTGATCTCGACCTCGGAGATCCGCATCTCGGTGCTGGTCGCCGAATCCCAGCTCGACGAGGCGGTCAAGGTGCTGCACCGGGCTTTCGATCTCGGCGGTGACGAGGTCGCCGTCGTCCACGCCGGAACGGGGCGATGA
- a CDS encoding aspartate-semialdehyde dehydrogenase, whose translation MGVRVGVVGATGQVGAVMRKLLEERDFPADEVRFFASARSAGKKLPWRGGEIVVEDTETADPSGLDIALFSAGATMSRVQAPRFAAAGVTVIDNSSAWRKDPDVPLVVSEVNPEQTRNLVKGIIANPNCTTMAAMPVLKPLHDIAGLRRLIVSSYQAVSGSGLAGVEELVSQARAVIGDAEKLTHDGGAVDFPAPNKYVAPIAFNVLPLAGSLVDDGSGETDEDQKLRNESRKILGLPELLVSGTCVRVPVFTGHSLSVNAEFDQPLSVAQATEILAKAPGVKLVDVPTPLQAAGHDESLVGRIRQDPGVPDGRGLALFISGDNLRKGAALNTIQIAEVLLADR comes from the coding sequence ATGGGTGTACGGGTAGGAGTGGTCGGCGCGACCGGTCAGGTCGGCGCCGTCATGCGCAAGCTGCTCGAAGAGCGCGACTTCCCGGCCGATGAGGTGCGGTTCTTCGCCTCGGCCCGGTCGGCCGGTAAGAAGCTGCCGTGGCGCGGCGGCGAGATCGTGGTGGAAGACACCGAGACCGCCGATCCGTCCGGGCTCGATATCGCGCTGTTCTCCGCCGGCGCCACCATGTCGCGGGTGCAGGCGCCGCGCTTCGCCGCCGCCGGGGTCACCGTCATCGACAATTCCTCGGCCTGGCGCAAGGACCCCGACGTGCCGCTGGTGGTCAGCGAGGTGAACCCGGAGCAGACCCGCAATCTGGTCAAGGGCATCATCGCCAACCCCAACTGCACCACCATGGCCGCGATGCCGGTGCTCAAGCCGCTGCACGATATCGCCGGGCTGCGCCGGCTCATCGTCTCCAGCTACCAGGCAGTGTCCGGTAGCGGCCTGGCCGGTGTGGAAGAGCTGGTCTCGCAGGCCCGCGCGGTGATCGGCGACGCCGAAAAGCTCACCCACGACGGCGGCGCGGTCGATTTCCCGGCGCCGAACAAGTACGTCGCGCCGATCGCGTTCAATGTGCTGCCGCTGGCCGGTTCGCTGGTCGACGACGGCTCCGGCGAGACCGACGAAGATCAGAAGCTGCGCAACGAGAGCCGCAAGATCCTCGGCCTGCCCGAGCTGCTGGTGAGCGGCACCTGCGTGCGCGTGCCGGTGTTCACCGGGCACTCGCTGTCGGTGAACGCGGAGTTCGATCAGCCGCTGTCGGTGGCGCAGGCCACCGAGATCCTGGCCAAGGCGCCCGGCGTCAAGCTGGTCGATGTGCCGACGCCGTTGCAGGCGGCCGGGCACGACGAGTCGCTGGTCGGCCGGATCCGCCAGGATCCCGGTGTGCCCGACGGCCGTGGCCTCGCGCTGTTCATCTCCGGTGACAATCTGCGTAAGGGCGCCGCGCTCAACACCATTCAGATCGCCGAGGTCCTGCTCGCCGACCGCTGA
- a CDS encoding serine hydrolase domain-containing protein, with product MRRLGGLLVGVTAVALVAGHVFAASAAAAPPDTTEAQCSVTSGRQLERAEPEAAGLDSQRLAEALNFAAGRNRLNVQVFRHNCLIGEGPTNDQTGNVAWNVWSVTKSVVSLLAGIASDQGKLDISAPIGRYLPAGLGDESRRAITVENLLTETSGMRVGVVTEGITGVIPLDPNSAVQALGVPLDHEPGTVFTYSQRNVDLLAYVLELAVGEPLQQFAQRELFDPLGIARSDYYWARDRAGHTYGYAHLMIPPNDLAKLGLLVANDGRWGATQLVSRGYLDAARSPSPANHCYGYLFWLGPSCAENASFLPPDMYSMAGMGMQNVFVFPSLDLMVVWTGMFGNVSTHGPSGVIQNQAELPHEFFRRLFAAFHEPPVPDPGPYIEPPLTLDPNAFIDTDILLAIVGIGTSAYPGCNVFACLNQPLRPLFSDAPPGCAILACLGPDPRTPGIH from the coding sequence ATGAGGCGTTTGGGTGGACTCCTCGTAGGGGTCACAGCGGTTGCACTGGTAGCGGGGCACGTCTTCGCCGCGTCCGCGGCCGCGGCACCGCCCGACACCACCGAAGCGCAGTGTTCGGTAACTTCCGGACGGCAACTCGAACGAGCCGAACCCGAAGCGGCGGGGCTTGATTCGCAGCGCCTGGCCGAAGCGTTGAATTTCGCCGCCGGCCGGAATCGGTTGAATGTGCAGGTGTTCCGGCACAACTGCCTCATCGGCGAAGGCCCCACCAACGACCAGACCGGCAACGTGGCCTGGAACGTCTGGAGCGTCACCAAGAGCGTTGTCTCATTGCTTGCCGGGATCGCCTCGGACCAAGGCAAACTCGACATCTCCGCGCCGATCGGCCGCTATCTGCCCGCCGGCCTGGGCGACGAGTCCCGCCGGGCGATCACGGTGGAGAATCTGCTCACCGAGACCTCGGGCATGCGGGTCGGCGTGGTGACCGAGGGCATCACCGGGGTGATCCCGCTGGACCCGAACAGTGCGGTGCAGGCACTCGGCGTGCCACTCGACCATGAACCGGGCACCGTATTCACCTACAGCCAGCGCAATGTGGACCTGCTGGCGTACGTGCTCGAACTGGCCGTCGGCGAACCACTCCAGCAGTTCGCCCAGCGGGAACTGTTCGACCCGCTCGGGATCGCGCGCAGCGACTACTACTGGGCCCGCGACCGCGCCGGGCACACCTACGGGTACGCGCACCTGATGATCCCGCCCAACGACCTGGCCAAGCTCGGACTGCTGGTCGCCAACGACGGACGCTGGGGCGCAACACAACTCGTCTCGCGCGGCTACCTCGACGCCGCGCGGTCACCGTCACCGGCAAACCACTGCTACGGCTACCTGTTCTGGCTCGGCCCCTCCTGCGCGGAGAACGCGAGCTTCCTACCGCCGGACATGTACTCGATGGCGGGGATGGGCATGCAGAACGTCTTCGTCTTCCCCAGCCTGGACCTGATGGTGGTGTGGACCGGGATGTTCGGCAATGTGAGTACGCACGGGCCGTCGGGCGTCATCCAGAATCAGGCCGAACTGCCGCACGAGTTCTTCCGCCGGTTGTTCGCCGCGTTCCACGAACCGCCGGTGCCCGATCCCGGACCGTACATCGAACCGCCGTTGACGCTGGACCCGAACGCCTTCATCGACACCGACATCCTGCTCGCCATCGTCGGCATCGGCACGTCGGCCTACCCGGGCTGCAATGTCTTCGCCTGCTTGAACCAGCCGCTGCGCCCGCTGTTCAGCGACGCGCCGCCGGGCTGCGCCATCCTGGCCTGTCTCGGACCCGACCCGCGCACGCCCGGCATCCACTGA